The Anabaena sphaerica FACHB-251 genome includes a window with the following:
- a CDS encoding endonuclease MutS2, which translates to MIQSETLELLEWHRLCQHLSTFAATKLGAMVARALPIPTTQAESTELLAQTKEVYQLESRLTPGLSFEGIQDIGDSLERAELQGILSGEELLGIATTLAGARNLRRVIDNQEDIPILTELVAELRTYPELEQEIHRCIDERAQVTDRASQKLGEIREDLRKLRSQITRKLQNIIQVKSGALQEQIITQRGDRYVIPVKAPQKDAIPGIVHDTSTSGATLYIEPNSIVPMGNQLRQAIRKEQAEEEVIRRNLTEQVAAVKPDLEKLLAIVTTLDLATAKARYSFWIGANPPRFVNRQEQEIITLRQLRHPLLVWQQQHEQGHPVIPVNLLISPHIKVVTITGPNTGGKTVTLKTLGLAALMAKVGLFVPAREPVEMPWFDQVLADIGDEQSLQQSLSTFSGHIRRISRILNALGAGDRGLGTGDWEEEKEGEQGAGSSGAGEQWSRGAVEQGSRGEDFSPSPITNPQSPVPSPQSLVLLDEVGAGTDPVEGSALAIALLQYLADHAQLTIATTHFGELKALKYEDIRFENASVEFDEATLSPTYRLLWGIPGRSNALTIALRLGLKPEVVEAAKSQVGEATDEVNQVIAGLEAQRRSQETKAAEAQELLKQAEKLYQEVSRKATALEEREKDLRASQEVAVQQAIIQAKGEIAQVIRRLQQGKPTAQDAQQATKALSEITEKYQPAPPPKPKPGFMPKVGDRIRIPKLGQTAEVLTAPDEDGEFSVRFGIMKMTVQLQDVESLDGQKPEPIVKPKPTPTVTPPPAPALAIRTSKNTVDLRGKRVADAEYILDKAISEAAGPLWIIHGYGTGKLKQGVHAFLYQHPRVSHYESAEQADGGTGVTIAHVE; encoded by the coding sequence TTGATCCAGTCTGAAACCCTAGAACTATTAGAATGGCATCGCCTTTGCCAGCACCTTTCCACCTTTGCGGCAACTAAGTTAGGGGCGATGGTTGCCCGTGCCTTGCCGATACCGACAACTCAAGCGGAAAGTACAGAGTTATTAGCGCAAACCAAAGAAGTCTATCAACTGGAAAGTCGGCTTACGCCTGGGTTATCCTTTGAAGGCATTCAAGATATTGGCGACTCCCTAGAACGAGCCGAACTACAAGGAATTTTGTCTGGGGAAGAACTGTTAGGTATTGCTACAACCCTCGCCGGTGCAAGAAATTTACGCCGGGTAATTGATAATCAGGAAGATATACCGATCCTGACTGAGTTAGTTGCCGAATTACGGACTTACCCAGAACTAGAGCAAGAAATTCACCGTTGTATTGATGAACGGGCGCAAGTTACAGACCGCGCTAGTCAGAAATTAGGGGAAATTCGCGAAGATTTGCGAAAATTACGCAGTCAAATTACACGTAAACTGCAAAATATCATTCAGGTAAAATCGGGAGCATTACAAGAGCAGATTATCACCCAAAGGGGCGATCGCTATGTTATTCCCGTGAAAGCACCGCAAAAAGACGCAATTCCTGGCATTGTTCACGACACATCCACCAGCGGCGCAACCTTGTATATCGAACCTAATAGCATTGTGCCAATGGGCAACCAACTGCGCCAAGCTATCAGAAAAGAACAAGCCGAAGAAGAAGTTATTCGTCGCAATTTAACAGAACAAGTCGCCGCAGTTAAACCCGATTTAGAAAAGTTATTAGCAATTGTCACCACCTTAGACTTAGCCACAGCTAAAGCTAGGTATAGTTTTTGGATAGGTGCAAATCCGCCCCGGTTCGTAAATCGCCAAGAACAGGAAATAATTACCCTGCGGCAATTACGGCATCCTTTGTTAGTTTGGCAACAACAGCATGAGCAAGGACATCCAGTAATTCCCGTTAATTTATTAATCAGTCCCCACATCAAAGTAGTCACAATTACCGGGCCCAATACTGGCGGTAAAACTGTAACTTTAAAAACCTTGGGATTAGCTGCCTTAATGGCTAAAGTGGGTTTATTTGTTCCTGCCCGTGAACCAGTCGAAATGCCTTGGTTTGATCAAGTTTTAGCCGATATTGGGGATGAACAATCTTTACAACAAAGCTTATCTACTTTTTCCGGTCATATTCGCCGCATTAGTCGGATTTTAAATGCTTTGGGGGCTGGTGATCGGGGACTGGGGACTGGGGACTGGGAAGAAGAAAAGGAAGGGGAACAGGGAGCAGGTAGCAGTGGAGCAGGGGAGCAGTGGAGCAGGGGAGCAGTGGAGCAGGGGAGCAGGGGAGAAGATTTTTCCCCATCACCAATCACCAATCCCCAGTCCCCAGTCCCCAGTCCCCAATCCCTAGTTTTACTAGATGAAGTGGGTGCAGGTACAGATCCGGTGGAAGGAAGTGCATTAGCGATCGCTCTTTTGCAATATCTCGCTGATCATGCCCAGTTAACCATTGCCACCACCCACTTTGGGGAATTAAAAGCTTTAAAATATGAGGATATTCGCTTTGAAAACGCCTCAGTAGAATTTGACGAAGCCACTCTTTCACCCACCTATCGGTTATTGTGGGGGATTCCGGGACGTTCTAACGCCTTAACTATTGCTTTACGGTTGGGTTTAAAACCAGAAGTGGTAGAAGCAGCAAAAAGCCAAGTAGGAGAAGCCACGGACGAAGTTAATCAGGTAATTGCTGGCTTAGAGGCGCAACGTCGCAGTCAGGAAACCAAAGCGGCTGAAGCTCAAGAATTATTAAAGCAAGCCGAGAAATTATACCAAGAAGTTTCTCGAAAAGCCACAGCTTTGGAAGAGCGAGAAAAAGATTTACGCGCTTCTCAGGAAGTAGCAGTACAACAAGCAATAATCCAAGCCAAAGGAGAAATTGCCCAAGTTATTCGCCGTTTGCAACAAGGAAAACCCACCGCTCAAGATGCCCAGCAAGCAACCAAAGCATTAAGTGAAATTACTGAAAAATATCAACCTGCACCACCACCCAAACCCAAACCAGGGTTTATGCCCAAAGTAGGCGATCGCATTCGCATACCCAAATTAGGGCAAACTGCCGAAGTGTTAACCGCCCCTGATGAAGATGGAGAATTTAGTGTGCGTTTTGGCATCATGAAAATGACGGTGCAATTACAAGACGTAGAATCTTTAGATGGGCAGAAACCAGAACCCATAGTCAAACCAAAACCGACCCCGACCGTTACCCCACCACCAGCCCCGGCTTTAGCCATTCGCACCTCGAAAAATACAGTTGATTTGCGCGGAAAACGGGTAGCTGATGCCGAATATATCTTAGACAAAGCTATTTCCGAAGCTGCTGGACCATTGTGGATTATTCACGGTTATGGTACTGGTAAATTAAAGCAAGGAGTTCACGCATTTCTGTATCAACACCCCAGAGTCAGCCATTACGAAAGTGCAGAACAAGCAGATGGTGGTACTGGTGTGACTATTGCTCATGTTGAATAA
- a CDS encoding trypsin-like peptidase domain-containing protein — protein sequence MSDSNSHRACCLVHTGSSITNRLYALRTKSPLLKQDSNLVLAQNSEEQTRIRVNQAASPSVVYINMGKSSGSGFIVSRDGLIITNAHVLEDASSTVTVVLSDGRRLPADIIGFAKNGLDLAAIKILNQNNLPALPLAKSAKTGQSVYAIGSPFGYENPNNFTAGVVSNIDNLAGVIKHDARINSGNSGSPLLNSQAQVIGVNTAVRLDRQGGNSGISIAISVDKLQGFLTALRQGNFSSVSTLPKEEIKNQSQPLTMNGRAISGNLTQNDNKFEDNSYFRSYIFEGKRGQKISIQMNSNEIDPFLMILNSEGKPIAQNDDISPNNFNARIAATLPKDDTYTVIAGSFGASELGAFTITANSAP from the coding sequence ATATCTGACAGCAACAGTCACAGGGCTTGCTGTCTTGTCCATACAGGTTCTAGCATCACAAACCGGCTTTACGCTCTCCGAACCAAATCCCCCCTCCTAAAACAGGATTCAAACCTTGTTCTAGCTCAAAATTCAGAGGAACAAACGCGAATTCGGGTGAATCAGGCAGCAAGTCCCAGTGTTGTATATATTAATATGGGCAAATCAAGTGGTAGTGGTTTTATTGTTAGTAGAGATGGGTTAATTATTACCAATGCTCACGTTTTAGAAGATGCTTCTAGCACCGTTACCGTTGTTCTGTCCGATGGGAGAAGGTTGCCGGCTGATATCATTGGCTTTGCTAAAAATGGTCTAGATTTAGCAGCAATTAAAATTCTTAACCAGAATAATTTGCCCGCATTACCTTTAGCAAAATCAGCCAAAACTGGACAATCTGTATATGCTATTGGTAGTCCCTTTGGTTATGAAAATCCCAATAATTTTACTGCAGGTGTTGTTAGTAATATTGACAATTTAGCAGGAGTAATTAAACACGATGCCCGAATTAATTCCGGTAATTCTGGTAGTCCATTACTCAACTCTCAAGCACAAGTTATTGGTGTGAATACAGCTGTGAGACTTGATAGACAGGGAGGCAATAGTGGCATTAGTATTGCCATTTCTGTTGATAAACTACAAGGCTTTTTAACAGCACTTCGTCAAGGTAATTTTTCCTCTGTGAGTACATTACCAAAAGAAGAGATAAAAAATCAGTCTCAACCATTAACTATGAATGGTCGAGCAATAAGTGGAAACCTCACTCAAAATGATAACAAGTTTGAAGATAATAGCTACTTTAGAAGCTACATCTTTGAGGGTAAACGAGGGCAAAAAATATCAATTCAAATGAATAGCAATGAAATAGATCCATTTTTAATGATTTTGAATTCTGAAGGAAAACCAATCGCACAAAATGACGATATATCACCTAATAATTTTAATGCCAGAATTGCTGCAACACTACCAAAAGATGATACCTACACAGTCATAGCTGGCAGTTTTGGTGCATCTGAATTAGGAGCTTTCACTATTACCGCTAATTCTGCTCCTTAG
- a CDS encoding COP23 domain-containing protein produces the protein MRLALLTTLFLTTTLAATPVSAQKDANNQVSFICATSRHSQSQKRVSTTFLWTPNGKKAMVNWTSVLAGYAPEERCQKVSENFQVAFNNGSLNYVTNAVQNGSKVICSVRSSDGACDTVLFTLRPKDNSRDILKQLNQLWLGTATTGPIQQSSGEAKFYIDIRQFLNTPTSNKV, from the coding sequence ATGAGATTAGCATTATTAACTACTCTGTTCTTAACCACCACATTAGCCGCTACTCCTGTTTCTGCTCAGAAAGATGCAAATAATCAAGTTAGCTTTATCTGTGCTACCAGTCGTCATTCCCAATCTCAAAAGCGTGTTTCTACAACTTTTCTTTGGACACCAAATGGTAAAAAAGCAATGGTGAATTGGACATCTGTTTTAGCTGGTTATGCACCCGAAGAACGTTGTCAAAAAGTTTCTGAAAATTTTCAAGTTGCTTTCAATAATGGCAGTCTGAATTACGTTACCAATGCTGTCCAAAATGGTAGTAAAGTAATTTGTTCTGTGCGCTCAAGTGATGGTGCTTGTGATACTGTATTATTTACACTGCGCCCTAAAGACAATTCTAGAGATATTCTCAAACAATTAAATCAACTCTGGCTTGGTACTGCTACCACAGGACCTATTCAACAAAGTTCTGGAGAAGCAAAGTTTTACATTGATATTCGCCAATTTCTCAATACACCAACATCAAATAAAGTGTAA
- a CDS encoding trypsin-like peptidase domain-containing protein has translation MKPNKFTEVLGYGFATLRERSSTQPTYSLKSLYSPKRKNKMKRLFFTLICTTALLTISPQLLFVPPNPVTAQQTTPQLLTTEELQNLAKSITIKVLTKNGSGSGTLIAKNGNNYTVLTNDHVLSPGESYRVQTPDGKIYAATVIKEKPPSLKNQDVALLQFQSTAEYTIASLGISSPIAVEQKIVAAGFVYDNAKIIFTDGNISLLPDKSFQRGYRIGYSNKIQPGMSGGPILNYQGEVIGINAVHAYPISDKIYVFSDNSKPSAAERQQMRQYSWGVPIYSVAKVLTDINDVNVDNNRLTAKKGLINDIDKIAQEITVLIPAADGVGSGVIIAQKSDTYYVLTSDHVVWDNLHEKRFRDKLEIVTPNNQRYAVNVSKINRMPGVDLAVMQFTSNKKYRVATLANYSLENKKMNVFVSGFPAKKQQNKNKPNRILTAGSLMKQERVRLNTYVSFNNQGSLENQPSIQRRQVETVLSDGYELLYSNITEGGMSGGAVLDTQGRVVGIHGRVEAELENNKLEEINLGRSSGIPISTFLGLVKQVGIESDLKIETTLPPTLKKPEEDLISEYLLPLDQVPQDSDDEISWLNYANQLWRSKKYPEAIKAVDKAIEKKPDFIKLGI, from the coding sequence GTGAAACCCAACAAATTTACGGAGGTGTTGGGTTATGGCTTCGCCACACTTCGTGAACGTTCCTCAACCCAACCTACGTATAGTCTAAAATCTCTTTATTCACCCAAACGAAAAAACAAAATGAAACGCCTATTTTTCACCCTCATCTGCACAACTGCTTTATTAACTATCTCCCCACAATTATTATTTGTTCCTCCTAACCCTGTCACCGCACAACAAACCACTCCACAATTATTAACTACAGAAGAATTACAGAATTTAGCTAAATCAATCACTATCAAAGTATTAACTAAAAATGGCAGTGGTTCAGGGACTTTAATTGCTAAAAATGGGAATAATTACACGGTTTTAACTAATGATCATGTTTTGAGTCCCGGTGAATCTTATCGCGTTCAAACACCAGATGGTAAAATTTATGCGGCTACTGTGATTAAAGAAAAACCACCATCTTTAAAAAATCAAGATGTGGCTTTATTGCAGTTTCAATCAACAGCAGAATATACTATAGCCTCTTTAGGAATTTCTTCACCTATTGCTGTAGAACAAAAAATTGTTGCGGCTGGGTTTGTTTATGATAATGCTAAAATAATTTTCACAGACGGTAATATTTCTCTGTTACCAGATAAAAGTTTTCAAAGAGGTTATCGCATTGGTTACAGTAACAAAATTCAACCGGGAATGAGTGGGGGACCCATACTCAATTATCAAGGTGAAGTAATTGGGATTAATGCTGTTCATGCTTATCCTATTTCTGATAAAATATATGTATTTTCTGATAACTCTAAACCCAGTGCAGCCGAACGTCAACAAATGCGTCAATATAGTTGGGGTGTACCGATTTATAGTGTCGCTAAAGTCCTAACTGATATCAATGATGTCAATGTTGATAATAACCGATTGACAGCTAAAAAAGGTTTGATTAATGATATTGATAAAATTGCTCAAGAAATTACAGTTTTAATTCCTGCTGCTGATGGTGTTGGTTCAGGGGTAATTATTGCCCAAAAAAGTGATACTTATTATGTGCTGACATCTGATCATGTGGTATGGGATAATTTGCATGAAAAAAGATTTAGAGATAAGTTAGAAATTGTCACACCAAATAATCAAAGATATGCTGTAAATGTCAGCAAAATCAACAGAATGCCCGGTGTTGATTTAGCAGTTATGCAGTTTACCAGCAATAAAAAATATCGCGTTGCGACTTTAGCAAATTATAGTTTAGAAAATAAAAAAATGAATGTTTTTGTTTCTGGATTTCCTGCTAAGAAACAACAAAATAAGAATAAACCTAATCGCATTCTAACGGCGGGAAGTTTGATGAAACAAGAAAGGGTTAGGTTGAATACTTATGTAAGTTTCAATAATCAAGGTTCTTTAGAAAATCAACCTTCTATTCAACGTCGTCAAGTAGAGACTGTTTTGAGTGATGGTTATGAGCTACTTTATAGTAATATAACTGAGGGAGGTATGAGTGGCGGTGCTGTTTTGGATACCCAGGGGCGAGTTGTTGGTATTCATGGCAGAGTAGAAGCTGAACTAGAAAATAATAAACTTGAAGAAATCAATTTAGGTAGAAGTTCAGGTATTCCTATTAGTACCTTTTTAGGTTTAGTTAAGCAGGTAGGGATAGAGTCAGATTTAAAGATAGAAACTACTTTGCCACCTACACTTAAAAAGCCAGAAGAAGATTTAATTAGTGAATATTTATTACCATTAGATCAAGTTCCTCAAGATAGTGATGATGAAATATCATGGTTAAATTATGCAAATCAACTATGGCGTTCTAAGAAATATCCAGAAGCGATAAAAGCTGTTGATAAAGCGATTGAGAAAAAACCAGATTTTATCAAGCTTGGTATTTGA